One window of the Drosophila miranda strain MSH22 chromosome Y unlocalized genomic scaffold, D.miranda_PacBio2.1 Contig_Y4_pilon, whole genome shotgun sequence genome contains the following:
- the LOC117194932 gene encoding SOSS complex subunit C homolog — MAFPTTSAQQAETNRKILEDIQTKKQLLAGGIINLGLSNTNQMPSPQLLGQPTAAPEFLPQGVGLPTNATPPRSAFNPTSSTTLGFFIPQDSYFGNSFIPVLPRLEPLPTTTAPATTTASHIAPK; from the coding sequence ATGGCTTTTCCGACAACAAGTGCACAGCAAGCCGAAACAAACCGAAAGATACTCGAGGACATCCAAACCAAAAAGCAGCTGCTTGCTGGCGGGATAATTAACCTGGGACTGAGCAACACAAATCAGATGCCCTCTCCTCAGTTGCTCGGCCAGCCGACAGCAGCACCTGAATTCCTACCGCAGGGCGTGGGCTTACCCACAAATGCCACGCCGCCCCGATCCGCATTTAACCCTACCAGTTCCACCACTTTGGGCTTCTTTATCCCCCAAGATTCGTATTTTGGAAACAGCTTCATTCCCGTGCTTCCTCGCCTGGAGCCCTTACCGACGACCACAGCCCCGGCCACGACGACGGCCAGCCACATCGCACCCAAATAA
- the LOC117194931 gene encoding methyltransferase-like protein 5, which yields MARLKLKKLEEYLQCVDGFEKPKIMLEQYPTPPHIAACMVHHMQAQHDDIEGKFVGDLGCGCGMLSIGATLLGAQLTVGFELDGDAVDIYRNNVQEMELPNVDCVRADVLQLPGSKWEKTFDTIVMNPPFGTKHNAGMDMKFLEVGLRLATGAVYSLHKTSTRAYIQKKSEEWGASGSVVAELRYNIEASYKFHKRQSKDIEVDFWRFDISGKD from the coding sequence ATGGCCCGCCTTAAGCTGAAGAAACTGGAGGAGTATTTGCAGTGTGTCGATGGATTCGAGAAGCCGAAGATCATGCTGGAACAGTATCCAACGCCTCCACACATAGCAGCATGTATGGTACATCATATGCAGGCCCAGCATGATGATATCGAGGGCAAATTCGTCGGAGACCTGGGCTGCGGCTGTGGCATGTTGAGCATAGGAGCCACTCTGCTGGGTGCCCAGCTGACTGTTGGCTTTGAGCTGGACGGAGATGCTGTTGACATCTACAGGAACAATGTGCAGGAAATGGAGCTGCCCAATGTAGACTGTGTGCGGGCGGATGTCCTGCAGCTGCCGGGGAGCAAGTGGGAGAAAACTTTCGACACAATCGTTATGAATCCGCCCTTTGGGACCAAGCACAATGCCGGCATGGATATGAAATTTCTGGAGGTAGGTCTGCGATTGGCTACAGGAGCAGTCTATTCATTGCACAAAACCTCTACACGCGCTTACATCCAGAAGAAGTCCGAGGAGTGGGGAGCCAGCGGCTCTGTGGTGGCCGAACTAAGGTACAACATCGAGGCCAGCTACAAGTTCCACAAACGTCAGTCAAAGGACATCGAGGTGGATTTCTGGCGGTTTGACATTAGCGGCAAGGATTAG